In Rutidosis leptorrhynchoides isolate AG116_Rl617_1_P2 unplaced genomic scaffold, CSIRO_AGI_Rlap_v1 contig376, whole genome shotgun sequence, one genomic interval encodes:
- the LOC139883261 gene encoding phytosulfokine receptor 1-like, whose product MTGAIPDSLGQLKNLKICTAFGNRLSGIVPPLIFNISSITAFDVGVNELHGRLPVGIGTTLPNLQFFSVGYNQFTGSIPLTICNLSSAELLQFSVSQFSGNVPFVGNLKHLLSFRFSADNLGSRGLKDDLISLLFD is encoded by the coding sequence ATGACTGGTGCCATCCCTGATTCTCTTGGccaacttaaaaacttgaaaatttGCACTGCGTTCGGAAATAGATTATCTGGTATCGTTCCTCCCTTGATATTCAATATTTCATCTATTACTGCTTTTGATGTCGGAGTTAATGAATTACACGGGCGTCTTCCTGTAGGCATAGGCACAACTCTTCCAAATCTCCAGTTTTTTAGTGTGGGTTATAATCAATTTACAGGAAGTATTCCGCTAACCATTTGCAATCTCTCCAGCGCAGAGTTACTTCAATTTTCAGTGAGCCAGTTCAGTGGGAACGTGCCTTTTGTGGGAAATCTCAAGCATCTCCTAAGTTTTCGCTTTTCTGCTGATAATCTTGGAAGCCGGGGATTGAAAGATGATCTTATTTCTCTGCTCTTTGACTAA